The following are encoded together in the Streptomyces rapamycinicus NRRL 5491 genome:
- a CDS encoding alcohol dehydrogenase catalytic domain-containing protein, producing the protein MLPPAAVTPGDEPVVAVRGEGLFVPRLAEYAPLSALTVPADAEAWSVDLASADTLEDLDIVPAPDALAPLTEGQVRLSVRAMGVNFREVLVALDMVPGGDRPAGGEAAGVVTEIGPGVTGFSVGDRVMGLVTGAYAGPVAVADHRTLVPLPTGWTYARERRRRSPSSPPTTG; encoded by the coding sequence GTGCTGCCGCCCGCCGCCGTCACCCCCGGTGACGAACCCGTCGTCGCCGTGCGGGGCGAGGGGCTGTTCGTGCCCCGCCTCGCGGAGTACGCCCCCCTTTCCGCCCTCACGGTCCCGGCGGACGCCGAGGCGTGGAGCGTGGACCTGGCCTCCGCGGACACCCTGGAAGACCTGGACATCGTGCCCGCGCCCGACGCGCTGGCGCCGCTGACGGAGGGCCAGGTCCGCCTGTCCGTGCGCGCGATGGGCGTCAACTTCCGGGAAGTCCTGGTCGCCCTCGACATGGTGCCCGGTGGGGACCGGCCGGCGGGCGGCGAGGCGGCCGGTGTGGTCACCGAGATCGGGCCGGGTGTCACCGGCTTCTCGGTCGGTGACCGGGTGATGGGGCTGGTCACCGGCGCCTACGCCGGACCGGTCGCCGTGGCCGACCACCGCACGCTGGTGCCGCTGCCCACCGGCTGGACGTACGCCAGGGAGCGGCGGCGCCGGTCGCCTTCCTCACCGCCTACTACGGGCTGA
- a CDS encoding acyl carrier protein, with amino-acid sequence MGALGGHQRSDRDPERDRRARIARSGVRALSAAAALDLFDQALSRDEALLLPIDVDPSGEAEPPPLWRDLVRRRVRRVVAATPVAETSTAELLADVPAAERVPALTDLVCAHTAAVLGHDADRVDPLRAFGEIGFDSLSAVELRNRLNSATGLRLPATTVFSHPSPQALARKLAAELFPEADAAGTDARETDAAETDAASERAGEERTRDGALTGVDIDGLGVEELMSLALGTAEPHTSEG; translated from the coding sequence TTGGGGGCTCTGGGCGGACACCAGCGATCTGACCGCGACCCTGAGCGAGACCGCCGGGCGAGAATCGCCCGCTCCGGTGTCCGCGCGCTGTCCGCGGCGGCCGCGCTGGACCTGTTCGACCAGGCGCTCTCCCGTGATGAGGCACTGCTGCTGCCCATCGACGTCGACCCGTCCGGCGAGGCGGAACCGCCGCCGCTGTGGCGCGACCTGGTGCGCCGCCGGGTCCGCCGGGTGGTCGCAGCGACGCCCGTCGCCGAGACCTCGACCGCCGAACTGCTGGCCGACGTCCCCGCCGCCGAACGGGTACCGGCGCTGACCGACCTGGTGTGCGCGCACACGGCCGCCGTCCTCGGGCACGACGCCGACCGGGTGGACCCGCTGAGGGCGTTCGGCGAGATCGGTTTCGACTCGCTCAGCGCGGTCGAACTGCGCAACCGCCTCAACTCGGCGACGGGGCTCCGGCTGCCCGCCACGACGGTGTTCAGCCACCCCAGCCCCCAGGCGCTGGCCCGGAAGCTGGCCGCCGAGCTGTTTCCCGAGGCCGACGCGGCCGGGACCGACGCGCGCGAGACCGACGCGGCTGAGACCGACGCGGCTTCGGAGCGGGCCGGGGAGGAGCGCACGCGCGACGGGGCGCTGACCGGCGTGGACATCGACGGCCTCGGCGTGGAGGAGCTGATGTCCCTCGCGCTCGGCACGGCCGAACCCCACACATCCGAAGGATGA
- a CDS encoding polyketide synthase docking domain-containing protein yields the protein MTDMTVSPDRLVDALRSSVKEAERLREHNRP from the coding sequence ATGACCGACATGACCGTCTCACCCGACCGCCTCGTCGACGCGCTGCGCTCATCGGTCAAGGAGGCCGAGCGACTGCGGGAGCACAACCGGCCCTGA
- a CDS encoding type I polyketide synthase, whose amino-acid sequence MAMACRLPGGADSPEKLWQLVDSGTDVLTPLPRDRNWDLESLSPFVTDAYFVDDVGGFDANLFGISPREAAAMDPQQRLLLEAAWEVFERAGFAPDALRDSGTGVFVGAGPGDYLIRLLDNPDAAEGYVATGTAPSVTSGRIAYTFGLRGPAVTVDTACSSGLVALHLATQALRKGDCSQALVAGVSVMSAPHGFVEIAKQGGLAADGRCKAFADAADGTNFGEGVAAVLVERLSDARRLGHPVLAVVRGSAINQDGASNGLSAPNGAAQEEVIRQALADAGVRADEVDAVEAHGTGTTLGDPIEADALLATYGRNREHPLWLGSVKSNVGHTQSAAGLVGLIKMVQALRAGRLPKTLHADRPSRHVDWSTGPVRLLREARPWPAADRPRRAGVSSFGISGTNAHVIVESVPAPEERPRTELSGPVPLILSGRTDSALRAQAARLRARLLERDEPLADVAFTLATARARFPHRAVLPVRSRAEALEALHAVALGEQALGTARPPRRERVAFVFPGHGSQWTAMGVRLWDESPVFAESMRECEKALSAYVDWPLREALSDERALARAEVVQPALWAVMVSLAALWRSFGVEPAAVIGHSQGEIAAACVGGALSLEDGARVVALRSRLIHERLSGRGAMMTVMASPDRVRELLADDGTTPCPSLPSTGRRT is encoded by the coding sequence GTGGCGATGGCCTGCCGGCTGCCCGGCGGCGCCGACTCGCCGGAGAAGCTGTGGCAGCTGGTGGACTCCGGCACGGACGTGCTCACGCCCCTGCCCCGGGACCGCAACTGGGACCTGGAGTCCCTCAGCCCCTTCGTCACGGACGCCTACTTCGTCGACGACGTGGGCGGATTCGACGCGAACCTGTTCGGCATATCACCCCGCGAGGCCGCCGCGATGGACCCACAGCAGCGGCTGCTCCTGGAGGCCGCCTGGGAGGTGTTCGAACGCGCCGGGTTCGCGCCCGACGCGCTGCGGGACAGCGGCACGGGCGTATTCGTCGGCGCGGGACCGGGCGACTACCTGATCCGCCTCCTGGACAACCCGGACGCCGCGGAGGGCTATGTCGCCACCGGCACCGCGCCGAGCGTCACCTCCGGACGGATCGCCTACACCTTCGGCCTGCGCGGGCCCGCCGTCACGGTCGACACCGCCTGTTCGTCGGGTCTGGTCGCCCTGCACCTGGCCACCCAGGCGCTGCGCAAGGGCGACTGCTCGCAGGCGCTGGTCGCCGGCGTCTCGGTGATGTCCGCGCCCCACGGCTTCGTCGAAATCGCCAAACAGGGCGGCCTGGCCGCCGACGGACGCTGCAAGGCGTTCGCCGACGCCGCCGACGGCACCAACTTCGGCGAGGGCGTCGCCGCGGTGCTCGTCGAGCGGCTGTCCGACGCCCGGCGGCTCGGACATCCGGTACTCGCCGTGGTACGCGGCTCCGCGATCAACCAGGACGGCGCCTCCAACGGACTGTCCGCGCCCAACGGCGCCGCGCAGGAAGAGGTGATCCGGCAGGCACTCGCCGACGCGGGGGTCCGCGCCGACGAGGTCGACGCCGTCGAGGCGCACGGCACCGGCACCACCCTGGGCGACCCGATCGAGGCGGACGCACTGCTGGCCACCTACGGCCGGAACCGCGAACACCCCTTGTGGCTGGGCTCGGTGAAGTCCAACGTCGGACACACGCAGTCGGCCGCCGGCCTGGTCGGTCTGATCAAGATGGTGCAGGCGCTGCGCGCGGGACGGCTGCCGAAGACCCTGCACGCCGACCGGCCGTCCCGGCACGTCGACTGGTCCACCGGCCCGGTGCGCCTGCTGCGCGAGGCCCGGCCGTGGCCCGCCGCCGACCGCCCGCGCCGGGCCGGTGTCTCCTCGTTCGGGATCAGCGGGACCAACGCGCACGTCATCGTCGAGAGCGTGCCCGCGCCCGAGGAGCGGCCCCGCACCGAGCTCTCCGGCCCGGTGCCGCTCATCCTCTCCGGCAGGACCGACAGCGCCCTGCGGGCCCAGGCGGCCCGGCTGCGCGCGCGTCTGCTGGAGCGCGATGAGCCGCTCGCCGATGTCGCGTTCACGCTGGCGACCGCGCGCGCCCGGTTTCCGCACCGGGCCGTGCTGCCGGTGCGGAGCCGTGCCGAGGCGCTCGAGGCGCTGCACGCCGTCGCCCTGGGAGAACAGGCGCTCGGCACCGCCCGGCCGCCCCGCCGGGAGCGGGTCGCGTTCGTCTTCCCCGGCCACGGCTCCCAGTGGACCGCGATGGGCGTGCGGCTGTGGGACGAGTCACCGGTGTTCGCCGAGTCCATGCGGGAGTGTGAGAAGGCGCTGTCCGCATACGTCGACTGGCCGCTGCGGGAGGCGCTGTCCGACGAGCGGGCGCTGGCCCGGGCCGAGGTCGTACAGCCGGCGCTGTGGGCGGTCATGGTCTCGCTCGCCGCGCTGTGGCGCTCGTTCGGTGTCGAGCCCGCCGCCGTGATCGGCCATTCCCAGGGCGAGATCGCCGCCGCCTGCGTCGGCGGTGCCCTGTCCCTGGAGGACGGCGCCCGTGTCGTGGCGCTGCGCAGCCGCCTCATCCACGAGCGGCTGTCCGGACGCGGCGCGATGATGACGGTGATGGCCTCGCCGGACCGCGTACGCGAACTGCTGGCGGACGACGGAACGACGCCGTGTCCATCGCTGCCGTCAACGGGCCGCAGAACGTGA